The window TGTTCTGCTGTTTACAATAACAAAGGCTGCCACAGGACCATTTTTAACCTTTATAAGCATTCATGAAGGTTGATTCCAGCTTTGAAGAAGGCCGTCTTACCCAGTTATGATCTGAATTCACCCCAGAAACGGTTATAACGCTGAATAAGCCTCTGTAAACGTGGACGTAGATGTCCTACATCAGGCCTCGTGAGAGTTTATGTAGTTGTGTAAACACCAGCACTTCAGTAAAGTGCTACTCCTTTGCTCCTGAGAGGGTTGGACTGAAACTTTCTTTGTTCTCTTGTCCTTTCAGGAGTCACGATCGCTGCTGAGAATAACAGATGACTAATGtaaaagcacaaacacacagataaagATCCCCCCGCTCTGAAGAAGCTGCTCCAGCTTTTCTGAGGTGAGCTAGTTGCTTGGCAATCGAGACGGAGAAACAAGAACAGCTGTCTCCTGGGAAAACTGACACGGCCCAAACAGGTGTCtgactcacacatacacacacacacacacacacacacacgcgcacacacacacaacagatcCGCTTTTAAACAGCCGAGCTGCAGAACAAATGTGTTATGATTGCGGTTATTTTACAGAAACCCACTGATTACTGCCTTTTCTCCCCCCAGAGAactgctgcagtgctgctgcACCATCAGGCCACCGATGCCTCATTTTATTGGGGACTTTTCCCTTCCTCAGGCTCATGAAGCTTTTGCTAAAACTGTAGATAGTGTAGTGTGCTAGTCTACAAACTGCATGatcttaaaaaacaataatatattttcaaggtaaaaaaaaaaacaaaaaaggagcCTTAATTATAAAGAACTCCCATTATCCTgagagagttttacagtagaagctccagatctgatcagaacagatgaagcaggtgaacatgaatccagtaaaaaggagaaacgagagcttctcattctgaagaaagaaagtagtgagatcttgtcggtgagctagtctgaagaacagagctcggttcctccaggtttctcctggacgccccccagtccagccagcacagcgtggaggatgtgttcaactccatcagcggcagcagcagcagcagctcacctgatttaccatcattaagccctgatttaccaccaaaccaggtgttgatctgaggagaactctaaataatactagactccatgagagaggagaactttggagatgttctaatgatgaacacagtgatggagaactaccaccactttctgtaggagtgttgttatcagtgtttattgtaatattaaagTTTTACTAAGCAGATAAGCAGCAGTTAAGTCTGATTCTCATTGGGGACTACATAcagtactgaatgtgtgtaatatatatatatatatatagatatatagatagacagatagagagagacagacagacagacagacagatagagatatgtagagatagatatatagatagatatagatatatatcaTAGGAAATAAGAGGTGGAGGGGTTTAAGTACTGCACACCCTAAACCATTTATTGAAGCCAGTAAGTATAGCTATATAGGTTTTTAGTCAGTAAGGATACACAGAGTAATGTAATTGTGGATGATGTACTGGGCTGAAAACTGCATGGCCTTTAGAGTTAATAATACTACGCCTTGATAAATCAATCGATTTTCCTCACTGAACGACACAACGGGTAGAGTGGAGCTAAAGGAACACACACTCATTTCTGCAGCTCACTATGAAATTACTACAAGTCCAGTGCAACACATTCAGCAACACATTCAGCAGCTTCCAGTCATAATGTTCCACTGGGTTTTAACAGAGAAGTGACTTCAAAGACGAGTGAGTCAGAAAGGGAACCAGTGCTTTCACAGTACAGCTTTAGGGAGCAGCAATAACTGAAATGTGAGCTCAACCGAGAGGAGCCACTTTTTCCTGCCTTGAAAGGCTTCTTTTAAAAGAGCCCAGATTACAGGGAAAAGCATTTCCCACTGAAAGAATGTgatgtttgttttcattcatttctctGTTCATACGTGGAAATTAGGCTGCCAAAAAGTACCcccaaaaatgtgtgtgtgtgtgtgtgtgtgtgtgtgtgtgtgtgtgtatatatatatatatatatatatacacacacacacacacacacacacacacacacacgcacacacacagctcctgaAAAGAGagcaccctacatgatcagtttctctggttttacagtttataggcagtgtgtttagagaAATTAACATTagcgttgtatttcataaaccatggacaacatttcccctaaattccaaattaaaatatttgcaatttagagcatttagttatttatttgcagaaatgacaacccctcaaaaacaactgctcaaataatgcaaagaaattattataataattataatgcaaataaatgatttttGAAATGTAATcaacacagtgctaatatctgAATTAATATTTGAGctcattcagaaatcactatagtaaaataataacctcgacggccaatcacaactctgtggggcagtggtggctcagcggttatcgataacagggttgtgggttcgattcccgggctcggcaagctgccactgttgggcccttgagcaaggccctttaccctctctgctccccgggcgctggagttggctgcccaccgctctgggtgtgtgtgtgtactcaatgcccctaacacgtgtgtgagttgactaccagatgggttacatgcggaggacacatttcgctgtacagtgtacagtgacaaatacgtgcacccttACCTTttccggctctccactagtctttcacgttgctgttgggactttatgccgttcatagtcTGCTAACTCTACTCTGTTTGATTAAATGCCTGGAACAAAACGGCTGCCATACAGGCAGAGATGCACATATAAGAAAAGAAATTGGTCCAATTGgtcaattattatatataagttatttttatatgtatgtatctcattgctgtccaatgaaaaccatgcatctccaaatGATTACTTTACAGAAGAGGGCAAAAAATTGCTCACCTTTGAATGGAcgtcataataaaataaaaaaataagtaaaataagagtttattcctaATCACTTGAAGcattttttattggacagcagctgtcgtgtatatatatatatatatatatatatatatatatatatatatatatatatatatatatatatatatatatacagtgagtccaagaagtatttgatcccttgctgattttctttgtttgcccactaataaagacactatccttctgcacttttaatggtagatatattctaacatggagagacagaatatcaagacaaaaatccagaatataattttaaagaatatattttaattaatttgtatttcaatgaggaaaataagtatttgatccctcttgccaaacacactcaatacttagtggcaaagcctttgtttgcaagcacagcggtgagacgtttgttgtagttaaccacaagtttagcacacacaccagggggaattttggcccactcttctttgcagatcctctctaaatcatgaaggttggtgggctgtcgcttggcaactctgaccttcagctccctccatagattttcgatcggattgaggtctggcgactggctgggccactccatgaccttaatgtgatttttcttgagccaatcctttgttgcctttgctgtatgtttagggtcgttatcatgttggaagacccaaccacggcccattttcagatccctggcagaggggaggaggttgtccctcaggattgtgcggtacatggctccatccatcttcccagtgatgcggtgaagtagccctgtacccttggcagagaaacacccccaaaacattatgcttccacctccatgcttgacggtgggcacagtgttcttggggtcataggcagcatttttcttcctccacacatggcgggtggagttgaggccaaaaagttcaattttggtctcgtctgaccacaaaaccttctcccaataacttggttcatctttcaaatgatcattggcatacttgaggcgcgcctccacatgtgctctcttcagcaggggtacctttcgggcactgcaggatgtgaatccattgttgcgcaaagtgttgccaattgtttccttgcaaactgtggtcccagctgccttcaggtcatttgctaactcctgccgagtggttgcaggacgatttctgactgttctcagcatcattgccaccccacgaggcgaaatcttctttggagcaccgggccgaggtctgttgattgtcatgttatactctttaaactttctgataattgcaccaatagttgttactttcacatccaacaccttactaatctttttgtagcccattccagctttgtgaaggtcaacaattctgactctgaggtcctgtgacagctctttggttttacccatgttggagacttgaaatctgtgtgatctgtctgattctgtggacaggtgtttttcacacaagtgattagtgagaacaggtggcttcaggtcaggtaacaagttgattgggagtgtctaactggtctgtaaaagccagaactgctaatgaatactaagggatcaaatacttatttcactccatgaaatacaaatcaattaatatatattccttagatttattttctggattttctttttaatattctgtctctccatgtaagaatacatctaccattaaaagtatagaatgatcatgtctttattagtgggccaacgaagaaaatcagcaagggatcaaatacttcttggactcactgtatatatatatatatatataacgtttAACGCTATATATCCTACCGGCTTCAATAAATGAACACTAACGCAGACTGCTTTTAGATGGCAGCGTAAAGAGCTTATTCAATTCTAATGGATAAGAGTCCTGAATTATGATGTTATTATGATTTTAGTGCATAAACCCACATTTAAGTGAACTCAGGACAAAGTTCAATGTAAGCCACTTTaaaaagagggggaaaatgGTTGTAATGAAATCCTCCAAACCACAGCAGCTTAACTTGCTTTTCCTTTGACGTTTAATATACTCATGGACAGAGTGATGATTACACATATGCTTTTACCATCTGTGGAACAAACAAGAGaagtggagggaaaaaaaaacaccaactgTATAAAACACTGTAATACGCAGTTAAATTAGGTGCTAGAGCTGTAATAAATAAGCACTAAGCAGACGTTAGTTCCAGAGTTTCTCCTCCCTTCTCATAATAACTGACGCTCGAGTTATTTCTGAAGCAGAACGGCTCACTGGCACTTTAAAACAAACAACGCAGATCAGCTTACAAAGAGCTCGAAGCAACGGATACAGTACCAACCATCTGATAAGCCGGGCCACAGCTCTGTACACAGAAACAGTCTGAGGGCCTCTTTCCTGCGCACAGATCAGGCCAAATAGGGTTTTCAATGATGGATCACCACTGGTGATGAAATTCAGCACAAGCGCAGGCCCGATCCGTGCCCTGGAAAGAGCCCTGAATGCATGTTTGAGGGTGTTGAGACTTGGAGAAGAGCTCAGCCTGCAGACTGGGCATGCTGATGGTTCAACCTGAACAACCATTTGGAGGATTTTGGAGCACTACAGCTTTAAAAACACTGTCCATATCAACACCAGCTCTTTTCGGCacttaataacagtaataataattattaatataatactaCGAATAATAATAAGAGATTTAAAACATTTCCGAAGTTTGTTCAGGACACTTTGTTGACACGGTTGTAGAAAACTGTTCAAGTCGCTGAGACGTGTTCTTGGGTGACTAGCATCGGGCAAATGACAAACCACAATTTCGTTTaaaggaaacaaaaaaagaagaaaaaaaaacaaaaaaactaaaaaaaaaacacctatcATTTAATACATTCCATAAAATCTTTGAAAAAAATTTAATGATAAATAAGATTCCTAAATTGTCCAGAATCACACATTCCAGTCCTCCTCCGCCCACAAACGCTGGCCGGGTATGTCCACGTGAACCCCTCAATACCTGCCCGTCCAACAGGGTCCACCCGGTATTCCAAAGCCCTCCTGGGGGTCCCAGCACCTCTCCACCTTTTTCTTTcgatcatcaaaaaaaaaaaaaaaaaaaaaaaatagcacccCCAGGTCCATGCAGCCGGAGTCTGGTCACTCTGGTCACTCTTTCGCTTTAGCCCCTCCCTCCTACAGGATGAGTCTCTGGCCCAGGATCTTGCGGTTGATCTCAGCCAAGGCCACGGAGAACACAAAGGCCTTCTCGTCTGACAGGTTGGCATAAATGTCGATCTCCTTTTCctgtttttctaaaaaaaaacaaacaaaaaaaaacacacacaacacacacgcatgcgcacatacacacacacacacacacacacacacacacacatacaggaaaGTGTCACTAAACACAGAAGGACGTTTCAAGAACGCAAAAAAGGAAGCGGCCATGCACAGCCGATGTGATGCCTACAGGAAGACCCTCCGTGTCACGCTGGGGTCAGAGTCCGGTCAAGGCAGGCGGCAGCACTGCAGAGTGTCCTGTTTCACCTCATTAAACACACCTGTCTGAACTCATCAGCTAATTAGCAAAGCCTTCACGAGCATGAGAATCTCTGCAGAGCTGCGGACCACCAGAATGAAACCAGCAGTTGGACACTGTTGCTCTAGATGGTATCGAGTTGTGGTGGTGGAGAAACCCTGCCTTTGCAtcgcagcagaagcagcacagagagacagagagaggggaaacAGACTACAGCTGCTGCACAAATGATACTTCACCACATGTTTATCGTGCACTACACTTGTGACAGTAGTTAACAGGGCAGAAACGGTCAGATGTTTGGACGGATGTTGAGATTTGAACATTATTGAATGTATTTATAGTCCTCCAGAGGAGTGGCATGGTTAGGTGACGCTGGACTACTGCACCACAGCATCTGCATTTATGCATCCCACTGCATTCAGAACCCTGCAGCCCCAATTTCTACACTTTATCAATGTTTGCGAATCAGCATTTGCAGGATATCGAGAAGGGTAGCAAACCACAATTGCTGAATATACAACTGTTCAGAAGCACTACATTACCCAACCTATACGTACTCTCCCCGCCCCCCAGGGGGCCATCCCTGATTTCTATGCGTTTTACTACATAAACGGTATTACATAACAGAACTGTGTGAAGATCTAAGGCCCTTACATTTATCTGGGCAGTTCGTCTGCCTGTAGAAACACCATCtaaaaatatcaatattttatttgcatttattcaaTCAAGTGTTTTGTAAGAAATGAACAAGTTAAATAGCTTGAGCTTAGTATATGGTGTGTAAGACAATATGATTGtcttcataaaacacacacacatatacatatacacactcacacacacgaaAATGTATACATTGTCAATACTCCACAAATAAGAAGACTGTATTATATATTGTGTCCCATTCCAACaatactaataacaataataatattatgataTCTATTCCTAGGTTGTCTGTGGTCAAGTTTTGCGATTTACATCATTTGTTGTTCTACtgcacacaataaataaatacacaaacatggtcaagcaaaaaccttgtgtgtCCATTTTTGTAGtttcttactttttgacatcatgtTGCCAGTTtcctttatattatattagaatTTCTTGATAAACTGACCAAAAAcaaatcctccaaaatgactcGGAATATATttctttccattgacttccactgaaatttAAGACGTCCTTCAAATAGTTCaccaggtcttcaaatctggaccctgAAACCAGTTTCCAGTCCTAGACTTAGTTCCGGCTCTAGATTTAAGGAATAGTCACTGTAACTGACTAGTCACTTAAGTGTCACACATACCAAGGGGTTACAAAGTCCAGGCCTGGAAActaactggattcaaggtccagatttgagacctcagccatagaagaaccgctgttggttccatgaagaacgtTTGTAATGGAGATGATGTGAATGTGTAACAGCTTTGTatcaaggttcttcactctctctcacacacctgtACTTATAGAACCTAAGGCGGTTCTTCTATGATGTTCGCTAGTGAGTGCTAGCTGATAATACACAGGGACTTCTAAAACAGCTATGCTTTATTTAGCATTTAGTCTGCTGGTCGAATGACGAATTGATGAATTTTGGAAAGGACAGATGTAGTAAGCTTCTATAAAAGCCTCACTGCAACATCTCTATCCTCTAAAGTGttcctcaccccccccccccccccggtaaTGGTTCACAGACAGCTGAGCTGAGGATCGTGTTAAAACCGAGCTGTGGAAAATGACCAGTTCTGCATGGATGAGTCAAACAGGAGAGAATGACTGCGGTGTTAGTGGGtgctgaaggggggggggggttcgaGACATCACCAGAAATGACAGATTGACTACAGCTTTAAAAGATGAGAGTTTCAAGGTGTTGAATCAGCTACAAAGAGAACCGTAATGAAACCGTCAAATCCAGAGAGATGAATCACGTCGTTCATGAATGAGCTCTTTTCTATTTGAAGCTCAGAAAGTAATGAATTCAGTCGTCTTTCAGCTCTGATAAAAGGCCAAACGGAGGAATGACTACATCTCTGAAAAGAGAGCAGCATCATATTTTACACATTTCCTATAATTCAAGCACAGGCTGCAATATAACTGGGCCCAGACAGgtctagccccgcccatttttCCATATCACCTTTAAAGTGAAATATTATGATACGTGTTTATAGGTTGTCTGCGGTCAGGTATTTTGATTTACATAGTTTTGTTGTTATACAGATCTACTttacacaataaataaacacaaacatggtCATGGCCATACAGTTTTGTAGTTTTTGATCTCGTGTtgccagttttttttatattctattagAATTTCTCgatgaactgaccaataaaaatccaaaatgacttccactcaaatttaagataatcctttattagtcccacagtggggaattCTTTAAGATGTCCTTTAAATAATTCaccaggtcttcaaatctggaccctgaaaccagtttccagtcctggatttagTTCAGGCTCCAAGTTAAGGAACAGTTACTGTAACTGATTGGTCACTTAATTGTCACACATACAAAGGGGTTACACCTTTGAAGTGAAATTCaatattaaaatgttacataaataaacatcacaAATTAAAACTGGCTTTCATTAAAAAGTTTCTCATTGAAATAGTTACTCTATTGTATTGTTTAAATCTTTAATTGGTAACATAACTAGAAATGCATAAAATGATAATTAGGGATGTAAGAAAATACTGATATATTAAAGTATGGTGTTATGTTCTAcagtactgtatcgattctcaaaaacacagtattgattattattaatagtttagatgtaaagattggggtcagacagtggttcatttagcgTTGTGTAAACATCAACACCACTAGacggcagtgttgtactctaacttcagatcccactgttctgattggataaaaagccaACGTTTCTTTTACTCAGTTTTTATGCAAATTTGTAAGCAATTTTTcctaacatttacatttgactgatattttaggcagtttttttttatgttgtttaaaaATGCACTTTAAAAATAGTACAAATtaatttacataataataaacctTAACGCCAACTAAAATATGCTTTCTAAATTTGACAGTTAAAATCCACACTGACACGTCACAATTTTAACCAATAACCATAACTATGAGGCGTCTGATAAGCATAGCCTCCCCCCCTCCAAGCAGGGTTGCCAAGATTGCGATTTTCACACAAACCGAATTTTCTACTTTACAAAAAGTAAGTTCTACGTGTCAGCAAGTGTGTTTATATGCAGATAATAATCTGACAACTGCAAAAAAACAcatatattttgtttatattatatattctaatatataataaataataataaataatatattatattttcggTAGTGGGTAGTAATCAGTGGCACGTTAGCCCTGATTGATTATCTACAGATGTTCAAAGAGTCTGATTAATTATGTCCGTTATAAGCTCTCAATAAAGCTTATGAAACACCTTTAAATGGAATTTAATGCAGGTTTTAATGTAAACGATAGCGTGTTAGCTTAGTGCTAACATACAGTTAATGATTCTATAAAGAGGGCAAATGAAATTAGCATTATCATAGAggtcccctttttttttttagtttattggCCTGCATTGAAGCCCTAGCAAGACCCCAAAGTCTACATCCCCCTGTGCATTACACACATCCCCCTACTGGTGGCGCTTTAATACATAGGGAGAAGATGTATCAATAAACTATAGCATTAAATAAGCCCTTAAAGGCAACCCAAACAAAAGGCCAACACCAGTTAAttcacagttacacacacacacacacacacacacacacacacacacacacacacacaccatgatcTCTCAACCCAAACAATCACCCCCTTCTTTTACCAATTCTCACGTTACCCCCAACAAGAGAGAAGAGGCAGAAGATGGGTCAGTTTAATCTCTAAGGTTTGTTTtgccctttttttattattttttccaaaCTTCACACTTAGCAGATATGgtaacctttatttttttcacactTCCTCCTCACCCACAGGAGTGAAATTAGAGATTCGTCCCATTTGCCGTGCCTCTAGACAAAACAGCTGTCCTGGTGCCGCCACTGAATACTTGGCTATTCTACACATCAAGAGCTTCACAGGACAAAAGATAAAAGCCATTtacctttctcctcctcctgcttcTTCAGCCCAACCGTCTTGGGTCTGCCCCGCCCTCTCCGGATCGGATCCGACTGGCTGTTGGTGCGGGACCGCCTCCTATTTTCCATATCATTGGTGGACGTTAAGTTGATCTTCTCCTTCCTTATTCTCTCCGTCCGTCTTCTCTTGGCATCCAGTTTGTCTGAAGGAGGAGCACAGGGAAAATACATGAACTACatgatatataataaataatctatacaattttatataataaaataatctacactcttaaa of the Salminus brasiliensis chromosome 25, fSalBra1.hap2, whole genome shotgun sequence genome contains:
- the c25h16orf87 gene encoding UPF0547 protein C16orf87 homolog; translated protein: MSTNKVKKVKMATKSCPECDQQIPVACKSCPCGYVFISRKLLNAKLSERSPPGLDKLDAKRRRTERIRKEKINLTSTNDMENRRRSRTNSQSDPIRRGRGRPKTVGLKKQEEEKEKQEKEIDIYANLSDEKAFVFSVALAEINRKILGQRLIL